From the genome of Roseofilum capinflatum BLCC-M114:
GCAATCTTTTCGAGATCCCGTTCTGCGGCAATTAGTTTTTCTCCAGCTAGATCGATTTGAACACGAGCGCTGTCAAAATCTAAGTAAAGAGGGTCATGGGTAATCTGCCATCCCTCTTTGACTAATGCCGTTTTAACAGTGTCGTGAAAATAATCTTTTGCTGCCATGTTTTTAAGTTTTTATTTTGGTGCGTTACTATGGTTTTTATCTTGGTGCCCTGCGCTGTCGCTAACGCACCCTACATTGTTAATTGTTAATTGTTAATTGTTAATTGTTAATTGTTCATTGTTTAATTATATTCCGTTTGCGCCGAAGGCTGACCAGTAGCGGACATCAGAAAAGGGGGGGTCGTCATAGTCGAGGAGCTTGAATTTAAATTGGTCTAAGTCCTCTGAAGTGAAGTTTAAGTCATGTTGACACCAGTCTAACAATTGCTTTTGGGATGCTTGTCTGAGCCAGGATTGGGCTTGGCTTAAGGCTTTGGCGACGGGGATTTGGGGGGTGAATTCCTGATAGAAGCGGATGGATAAGAAGGCGGTGGCGAAGTCATCGACGCACCAGAAACTGGAGATCACCGAAGGGGTTCCGGCGAAGAAAAAGCCACTGGTTAAGCCGATGTATTCGTCGGTGGTGTCTAGGGCGACTTGACCGGTTTCGCAGGCGGAAAGGAGGACGAGGCGAGAGAGGGGTAGGTCTAGGTTAGCGTAGATTTCGCGCAGGGTGAGGCCTTGGGATTCGGTGTCGAAGCGGCGACCATCCCGGAGGGTGAGGGTGGAGCGGCCGTAGCCTTGGGGGGCTGCACCCCCGGCTAAAATGAGGGCGGAATTGAGGGGATTTTGGCTGTCAAAGCCTGCGTGACAGGCGAAATGCAAAAACAGGCTCTGGCGCAGTTGGGCGAGGATATCGGCGGATTGGAGGGTGGTTTTGTCGGCTTGCTGGTGTTTGAGGATGCGGGTGTTGGGGTCGAAGCGGCGGCGGATGAGTTCGACTTCGAGGTTGGTATAGGGCAGGTCTTGGGTGGGGTTTTGGATGGCGAAAAAGGCTCCGGTGGTGGGGCGTTGGCGGCGCTGGTGTAGGCGTTCGAGGATTTGGCTACTGGGGGCGTAGCGGACTCCTTCGGGGAAGTGTTCGTGGAGGGGTTTGGGGGTTTGGGGGAGTGGGGAAGTGGCCCAGGTGCGGCTTTGTTCGACGGCGCGGATGGCTTGGTCGTAGCCGAAGAGGGCGGTTTCCCAGTCTTGGCGATCGTAGCCGAGGTTGCCTAGGTTGCGCCCTGCTTTGAGAGCATTGAGGGGGAATGAAGCAGGGGTGAGAACTTCTAGAGCAGCTTTGAAGTATTTGATTGCTTCAGAATGATTCTCTAAGTCAATGTAGGCATAAGCAATATTTTCTTGAGTTAAGGCCCAGTATTGGGGAAGGCTTTCACGGGTATAGACTTGCAAAGCGGCTTCGTAACAGGCGATCGCCTGCTCGATATTCTCCCCCCGCTCTCCCTGGATGCGGTATAAGTAGGCAACCGCTAAACTATTTTGTATGGTTGCCCATTCAGTGGGTGAAGTCTCTTGTGGGAAAAAGTCTAGGGCAACTTGATAGATAACAAGGGCAATTTCTAAGTTAAGCGCTCTTTCCCCTAACGGGAATTGTTGAATGGCATTCCCCAAATTAAACAAGTTAATAATGGTATCGCTTGTCCAGTGGTTGCGAGCAAAGGTGGGTATGG
Proteins encoded in this window:
- a CDS encoding CHAT domain-containing protein → MTFWRNWFNKLRGKTAPQSTDTDYERLLQKLLQATSASGGDSAAVYPLLQENVERINLELAQTIPTFARNHWTSDTIINLFNLGNAIQQFPLGERALNLEIALVIYQVALDFFPQETSPTEWATIQNSLAVAYLYRIQGERGENIEQAIACYEAALQVYTRESLPQYWALTQENIAYAYIDLENHSEAIKYFKAALEVLTPASFPLNALKAGRNLGNLGYDRQDWETALFGYDQAIRAVEQSRTWATSPLPQTPKPLHEHFPEGVRYAPSSQILERLHQRRQRPTTGAFFAIQNPTQDLPYTNLEVELIRRRFDPNTRILKHQQADKTTLQSADILAQLRQSLFLHFACHAGFDSQNPLNSALILAGGAAPQGYGRSTLTLRDGRRFDTESQGLTLREIYANLDLPLSRLVLLSACETGQVALDTTDEYIGLTSGFFFAGTPSVISSFWCVDDFATAFLSIRFYQEFTPQIPVAKALSQAQSWLRQASQKQLLDWCQHDLNFTSEDLDQFKFKLLDYDDPPFSDVRYWSAFGANGI